From a single Streptomyces sp. NBC_01264 genomic region:
- a CDS encoding ATP-binding protein — MSTAGIPPEDRAGRPAPADLTASVPGARNVVVDVNHGIVSQGDNAINLVFQEGGYTRVPSLAELPPRQPEVLAAPADVKLLGRQALVDTVVSQLTEGTSVQLYGEGGVGKSAIADAVHQRLRARGTRGHVLRPRTGETGTLATLYERLATVFFGHRFLREVDETELRQAVAAVHDVHITVVDSALGEADLRRLLQTFSGCTFLFTSPYRTLPDAAAAHHVQPLPRAAAIELLNSELGLQLGPEGLQNLQFDLAYHMSEGRPQRLLLYARFIKASDDWRDHADKGPHDQPPAFDPVQLSPRHQAAALAVALSEPARRVLMALATFGTPLAPAWFAPVTGHPDDAGTGQELLDRRLVVQVGDAYAITSDAAAAVRDLAWDPTPTATAAEGLHAALARREAVATWPDPHLLLMVARSLNAGQQWSLTSHFVRVAVSAALTAGSGSVALELYGLGRIAALRSGLSKDHAYYVHAEEQTRHLLEGDKAAVAAALLVLSPPLTASAAAAGGKVSGFFGKLATTVTVKAGVTAAAVTVAAAATVTVVVATTGDGKPAGCSEALAANDALRVRDARTPQDLAAAYRQLAGGMTTAAGKADDPALQSVLRQQTVTFNGKADTKEAETPQANVHPDVTAALLSSEKLRSGIENLQALSPICPLD; from the coding sequence ATGAGTACGGCAGGGATCCCGCCGGAGGACCGGGCCGGCAGGCCGGCTCCGGCGGACCTGACCGCCTCCGTCCCGGGTGCCCGCAACGTCGTGGTCGACGTCAACCACGGCATCGTCAGCCAGGGCGACAACGCCATCAACCTGGTGTTCCAGGAGGGCGGCTACACCCGGGTCCCCAGCCTCGCGGAGCTGCCCCCTCGTCAGCCCGAGGTGCTGGCCGCGCCCGCCGACGTCAAGCTGCTCGGCCGCCAGGCACTCGTGGACACCGTCGTCTCCCAGTTGACCGAAGGCACGAGCGTCCAACTGTACGGGGAAGGAGGCGTCGGCAAGAGCGCGATCGCGGACGCAGTGCATCAGCGCCTGCGCGCCCGCGGGACGCGGGGCCATGTGCTGCGCCCCCGAACAGGGGAGACCGGGACCTTGGCGACCCTGTACGAGCGGTTGGCCACGGTCTTCTTCGGCCACCGCTTCCTGCGCGAGGTCGACGAGACCGAACTGCGCCAGGCCGTCGCCGCCGTGCACGACGTGCACATCACCGTGGTCGACAGCGCCCTGGGCGAGGCCGACCTGCGCCGACTGCTGCAGACCTTCTCCGGTTGCACCTTCCTGTTCACGTCCCCCTACCGCACACTGCCCGACGCCGCGGCCGCCCACCACGTGCAGCCCCTGCCCCGCGCCGCGGCAATCGAGCTGCTCAATTCCGAACTGGGCCTGCAGCTGGGCCCGGAGGGCCTGCAGAACCTCCAGTTCGACCTCGCCTACCACATGTCGGAGGGGCGGCCGCAGCGGCTGTTGCTGTACGCGCGCTTCATCAAGGCCTCGGACGACTGGCGCGACCACGCCGACAAGGGACCGCACGACCAGCCACCTGCCTTCGACCCCGTCCAGCTGAGTCCCCGGCACCAGGCGGCGGCGCTGGCGGTCGCCCTGAGCGAACCGGCCCGACGGGTCCTGATGGCACTGGCCACGTTCGGTACGCCGCTTGCCCCCGCATGGTTCGCACCGGTCACCGGGCACCCCGACGACGCGGGCACCGGGCAGGAACTGCTCGACCGGAGGCTGGTCGTCCAGGTGGGGGATGCCTACGCAATCACCAGTGACGCGGCGGCCGCGGTGCGGGACCTGGCCTGGGACCCCACGCCGACCGCCACGGCCGCCGAGGGACTGCACGCCGCGCTCGCGCGGCGTGAGGCCGTCGCCACCTGGCCGGACCCGCATCTCCTGCTGATGGTCGCGCGGAGCCTGAACGCCGGCCAGCAGTGGTCGCTGACCTCGCACTTCGTCCGGGTCGCGGTGTCCGCGGCGCTCACCGCGGGGTCCGGATCAGTCGCCTTGGAGCTCTACGGCCTGGGTCGGATCGCCGCCCTGCGCAGCGGTCTCAGCAAGGACCACGCCTACTACGTCCACGCCGAGGAGCAGACCCGGCACCTCCTGGAGGGCGACAAGGCGGCCGTGGCCGCTGCCCTGCTCGTCCTGTCGCCACCGCTGACCGCATCCGCCGCGGCTGCCGGCGGCAAGGTCAGCGGCTTCTTCGGGAAACTCGCCACGACCGTCACGGTCAAGGCCGGCGTCACCGCCGCCGCCGTCACGGTGGCCGCCGCGGCCACCGTGACCGTCGTGGTGGCCACCACGGGCGACGGCAAGCCCGCGGGCTGCTCCGAGGCGCTCGCGGCGAACGACGCGCTCCGCGTGCGGGACGCGCGGACACCTCAGGACCTCGCGGCCGCGTACCGGCAACTGGCCGGCGGCATGACCACCGCCGCCGGGAAGGCGGACGACCCGGCCCTGCAGTCCGTGCTCCGGCAACAGACCGTCACCTTCAACGGGAAGGCCGACACCAAGGAGGCGGAGACCCCTCAAGCCAACGTGCATCCCGATGTGACGGCCGCCCTGCTGAGCAGCGAGAAGCTGCGGAGTGGGATCGAGAACCTCCAGGCCCTGAGTCCGATCTGCCCGCTGGACTGA